The following are from one region of the uncultured Fibrobacter sp. genome:
- the nudC gene encoding NAD(+) diphosphatase produces MIHEIAPHKLDNEFRICDPKPSDYIIRYNGTKTLLKKMDGAANYAIPRVKELLDSEGKSLEQFEGHYLFSIDDTAFFLDTSKAATEPDSAENATPEGYEFMGSRTFRSMNPVERMGGATCAHIAHWECLNKFCGRCGNVTIRGDHERSIICPKCGNTVYPRISPVVIVAVRNGDKLLMAHNIDNPNPRLFLISGFVEIGESLEQAVKREVLEEAGLHVKNIRYFGSQPWPFSDSLIAGFTAELDGDDTIHMQEAELSEAMWVKREDIPEYETDVSISCCLIENFRRGFTIQ; encoded by the coding sequence ATGATTCACGAAATCGCCCCACACAAGCTCGACAACGAATTCCGAATTTGCGACCCTAAGCCAAGCGACTATATTATCCGCTACAACGGCACAAAAACTCTCCTAAAAAAAATGGACGGGGCGGCAAACTACGCCATTCCCCGCGTCAAGGAGTTGCTCGACTCCGAAGGCAAGTCGCTCGAACAATTCGAAGGGCACTATCTTTTCAGCATCGACGACACCGCATTCTTTTTGGACACTAGCAAGGCCGCAACCGAACCGGACTCGGCAGAAAACGCCACTCCCGAAGGTTATGAATTCATGGGATCTCGCACCTTCCGCAGCATGAACCCGGTCGAACGCATGGGAGGCGCCACCTGCGCCCACATTGCCCACTGGGAATGCCTGAACAAGTTCTGCGGACGCTGCGGAAACGTCACTATCCGGGGCGACCACGAACGTTCTATCATTTGTCCTAAGTGCGGAAACACCGTCTACCCACGCATTTCACCCGTCGTCATCGTTGCCGTACGCAACGGAGACAAGCTGCTGATGGCGCACAACATCGACAACCCGAATCCACGCCTTTTCTTGATTTCGGGATTCGTGGAAATCGGCGAAAGCCTGGAACAGGCGGTCAAGCGCGAAGTCCTGGAAGAAGCGGGACTCCACGTAAAGAACATCCGCTATTTCGGTTCGCAGCCGTGGCCGTTCAGCGATTCGCTGATTGCAGGATTCACCGCCGAACTCGACGGCGACGACACCATCCACATGCAGGAAGCGGAACTTTCTGAAGCAATGTGGGTAAAACGCGAAGACATTCCCGAATACGAAACCGACGTAAGCATCAGCTGCTGCCTTATCGAGAATTTCCGCCGAGGATTTACGATTCAATAA
- a CDS encoding DUF1846 domain-containing protein: protein MFKVGFDNAAYLKTQSEKIAERIAKFGGKLYLEFGGKLFDDHHASRVLPGFAPDSKIRMLEKLKDKAEVIIAINAGDIEKNKVRGDLGITYDQDVLRLIDAFRGYGLYVSSVVLTRWQEQPSAVAYQKKLEGLGLKVYRHYPIAGYPSNIPLVVSDDGYGKNEFVETSRELVVVTAPGPGSGKMAVCLSQIYHENKRGVKAGYAKFETFPIWNIPLKHPVNLAYEAATADLNDVNMIDPFHLEAYGQTTINYNRDVEIFPVLNALFTRILGESPYKSPTDMGVNMAGNCIVDDDAVCEAARQEIIRRYYNTLCDVRKGNADKDQVYKQELIMEQAQISTANRPVIAAAVKKAEESEGPAVAIQLNDGAIITGKTSSLLGASSAMLLDSLKHLAGIPDEVRLLSPMVIEPIQSLKTKQLGHKNPRLHMDEVLVALSVCALTDYNAKIAMEKLPELRHCEVHSSVILSQVDVGVFRRLGVNLTTEPTYQTSKLYHG, encoded by the coding sequence ATGTTTAAAGTTGGTTTTGATAACGCGGCGTACCTCAAGACGCAGTCCGAAAAAATTGCCGAACGCATTGCGAAGTTTGGCGGTAAACTTTATCTTGAATTTGGCGGAAAACTGTTCGACGACCATCACGCATCCCGCGTGTTGCCTGGCTTTGCGCCCGATAGTAAAATCCGCATGCTCGAAAAGCTCAAGGACAAGGCCGAGGTCATTATCGCCATTAATGCCGGTGACATCGAGAAAAACAAGGTCCGTGGTGACTTGGGCATTACCTACGATCAAGATGTCTTGCGCCTGATTGATGCCTTCCGTGGTTACGGCCTGTACGTGAGTTCTGTTGTGCTGACCCGCTGGCAGGAACAGCCGAGTGCCGTTGCTTACCAGAAAAAACTCGAAGGTTTAGGCCTCAAGGTTTATCGTCATTATCCGATTGCGGGTTACCCGAGCAACATTCCGCTCGTGGTGAGCGATGATGGCTACGGCAAGAATGAATTTGTTGAAACTTCTCGCGAACTTGTGGTGGTGACGGCTCCGGGCCCCGGAAGTGGAAAGATGGCTGTGTGCCTTTCGCAGATTTACCACGAAAACAAGCGTGGTGTAAAGGCTGGCTATGCCAAGTTCGAAACCTTCCCGATTTGGAACATCCCGCTCAAGCACCCGGTGAACCTCGCATACGAAGCGGCCACTGCCGACTTGAACGACGTGAATATGATCGACCCGTTCCACCTGGAAGCCTACGGCCAGACGACCATCAACTACAACCGCGACGTCGAAATCTTCCCGGTGCTTAACGCCCTGTTTACCCGCATTCTCGGTGAATCTCCGTACAAGAGCCCCACGGATATGGGCGTGAACATGGCCGGCAACTGCATTGTCGATGACGATGCAGTTTGCGAAGCCGCCCGTCAGGAAATTATTCGCCGTTACTACAACACGCTTTGCGACGTGCGTAAGGGCAACGCCGACAAGGATCAAGTTTACAAGCAGGAACTGATTATGGAACAGGCCCAGATCAGTACTGCAAACCGCCCCGTGATTGCGGCTGCCGTCAAGAAGGCCGAAGAATCCGAAGGCCCGGCTGTAGCAATTCAGCTGAACGATGGCGCTATCATTACGGGTAAGACGTCGTCTTTGCTTGGCGCCTCTTCTGCAATGCTTTTGGATTCGCTGAAGCACTTGGCTGGTATTCCTGATGAAGTGCGTCTGCTTTCGCCGATGGTGATTGAACCGATTCAGAGTCTGAAAACCAAGCAGCTCGGCCACAAGAACCCGCGCCTGCATATGGATGAAGTTCTGGTTGCGCTCTCTGTTTGCGCCCTCACGGATTATAACGCCAAGATTGCTATGGAAAAACTCCCGGAACTTCGCCACTGCGAAGTGCATTCCAGCGTGATTCTTTCTCAGGTGGATGTGGGCGTGTTCCGCCGCCTCGGTGTGAACCTCACCACTGAACCGACATATCAGACCAGCAAACTCTACCATGGGTAA
- a CDS encoding MBG domain-containing protein, which translates to MFSNQKLSLHSLRLGFVLIFTLLMAATSWAADLEAVSYIDENGAEKFLEPGSYTLLDTLLGGEYGKPDENDVIHIPGGWYVVQNSNPNGENLNIAFRTLSFDGETHIVIEDGAEMHLESTDIKLIQGDLSIYGQTLGTGTLTVYDSSNTICPVVVNGNLSINGGNITIRKGDGLKAIEASGEVHINSGTVNISSNIDKDDPEAEATIQADDGVILDWHNANDRYTLGRGNSISFAKDKGFKDEDGNVYSKFDESLIDKTILPCYVVTLNLQDGRTPNTVATTFDENDVAHVAKPEDPSRFEMKFLGWFTTENGDTEFDFFAPVTANTTVYAKWAKKLPEIEIDKIPDQIYIGDSICPTPDIEKPDSILVNDDYKVYCENNLNVGKASFVIEGIGRYYDKTIKEFNITKAPLTVVAKNKTISYGDEPANDSVECIGFVGVDTLKEISEILNGTISYEYSYKAGDKAASGYTITPGNVTANNYEIQFKEGELTVVPKEVSIAWDKQNTFTYDGTEHIPAVTFEGVLEDDKCSFTVTGAATNAGKYTATVTELSNPNYKLPETGFEQAFEITKAPLTVTALNDTIVYGDDLSFAGVVYSGFVGEEDESVLNGTLAYECKYDRGGAAGKYDITPSGLTAENYDIEFVAGELTVGPKNVTITWGNTLFFYDGKEHVPTATVEGVLEGDKCVATVTGAAEEVGNHIATVTEICNSNYKLNKTASTSFSIRELTDIAYIDANGSEQTLTKYNVLTGNETALDAGWYVVLNDITYTNSLQISGDVHIVLTDDYTMSIGTTENSINSYGITKDYNGKASLTIYGQSTGTGKLDIYAWDKAIYADNVTLNGGFINAESSDLAIYSEGEVTINDGTVITKSSGSAIFANEKININGGIITVEAQSTCSSSMESWNPVTGAPGEINFSWKNETDSIMFKSPFYGMISFANGKFFKDEDNNIYAGHQYVYFGNERTFTPYYAPFVVYTDYLDDKTYVAIDGNFNGTDAIKIETDIAVDKIILNRTFKQSGFATIMLPFDYDASNLQGVKSIVEFNGVQQSNGKSSVGMQYVWCNKDVQDSLQKDAIAKCNANGDTDCEKTAKYERCNESDYFDNAGKIFAYTPYMVQVDADVITFTIGATLKPTPAKTETRGEVDGDWIFRGTLQKHTWTEDETKDGLIRAFAAKVQDGAKQIGQFVKLGAGAYSPALRAYMIKEPKVQMNAPLPRGVEYAPAIMPSAENNLPETMDVVIVSRSTTGGNEQTTVIGSLNPRTGEFHLNNVGKRTFDLKGRSVSKPRAKGIYLKK; encoded by the coding sequence ATGTTCTCCAATCAAAAACTCTCTTTACACTCGCTCCGTTTGGGGTTTGTGCTCATCTTTACCCTGCTTATGGCAGCAACCTCGTGGGCTGCGGATCTTGAAGCAGTTTCGTACATCGATGAAAATGGCGCTGAAAAGTTCCTTGAACCGGGCTCTTACACCTTGCTCGATACCTTGCTTGGCGGTGAATATGGCAAACCCGACGAGAACGATGTCATCCACATCCCCGGTGGCTGGTATGTGGTGCAGAACTCCAATCCAAATGGCGAGAATTTGAATATTGCCTTTAGAACGCTCTCCTTCGATGGCGAAACCCATATCGTCATTGAAGACGGCGCAGAAATGCATCTTGAATCAACTGATATAAAATTAATCCAAGGCGACTTGTCAATCTACGGACAGACGCTTGGTACGGGTACGCTGACTGTTTATGATTCGTCTAATACGATTTGTCCCGTTGTTGTCAATGGGAACTTGAGCATTAACGGAGGGAATATCACCATAAGAAAAGGTGATGGACTCAAGGCTATAGAAGCATCTGGAGAAGTCCATATCAACAGCGGAACCGTCAATATTTCCTCTAACATCGACAAAGATGATCCAGAAGCAGAAGCAACAATCCAAGCTGATGATGGAGTTATCTTGGACTGGCACAATGCAAATGACCGCTATACATTAGGTCGTGGAAACAGCATTTCTTTTGCTAAAGATAAGGGTTTTAAAGATGAAGACGGCAATGTTTATAGCAAGTTTGATGAAAGCCTGATTGATAAAACCATCTTGCCATGTTATGTCGTGACCCTTAACCTCCAGGACGGCCGCACACCAAATACGGTCGCTACAACCTTTGACGAAAATGACGTGGCACACGTTGCAAAGCCCGAAGATCCGAGTCGATTCGAAATGAAGTTTCTCGGCTGGTTCACTACTGAAAATGGCGATACTGAATTTGACTTCTTCGCACCCGTAACCGCAAACACTACCGTCTATGCCAAGTGGGCTAAAAAACTCCCAGAAATAGAAATTGACAAAATTCCCGACCAAATCTACATTGGCGACTCTATTTGTCCTACCCCCGATATAGAAAAGCCCGACAGCATTCTCGTAAATGATGACTACAAAGTTTATTGCGAAAACAACTTAAATGTCGGTAAGGCATCATTTGTCATTGAGGGAATCGGAAGATATTATGACAAAACTATAAAGGAATTTAACATCACAAAGGCCCCGCTCACTGTTGTAGCAAAGAATAAGACGATTTCTTACGGTGACGAACCTGCAAACGACAGTGTCGAATGTATTGGCTTTGTCGGTGTCGATACGTTAAAGGAAATATCCGAAATTCTTAATGGTACGATATCTTATGAGTATAGTTATAAGGCTGGAGATAAAGCAGCTTCTGGCTATACAATCACGCCGGGGAATGTGACTGCCAACAACTATGAAATTCAATTTAAGGAAGGTGAACTGACTGTTGTGCCGAAGGAAGTTTCCATCGCCTGGGACAAGCAGAATACGTTCACATACGATGGAACCGAACATATCCCAGCAGTAACGTTTGAAGGTGTTTTGGAAGACGACAAGTGTAGTTTCACGGTGACGGGAGCCGCTACAAATGCTGGCAAATACACGGCTACGGTAACAGAGTTGAGCAATCCCAACTACAAGTTGCCGGAAACAGGCTTCGAACAGGCCTTCGAAATTACAAAGGCTCCGCTCACGGTTACGGCCTTGAACGATACGATTGTCTATGGCGACGATCTTTCCTTTGCTGGCGTTGTATATAGCGGCTTTGTCGGCGAAGAAGATGAGTCGGTCTTGAACGGAACTCTAGCTTACGAATGCAAGTACGATAGGGGTGGTGCTGCAGGCAAATATGATATTACGCCGAGTGGCTTGACAGCCGAAAATTACGACATTGAATTTGTTGCAGGCGAATTGACGGTTGGACCGAAGAATGTTACCATTACATGGGGCAACACGTTGTTCTTCTACGATGGCAAAGAACATGTTCCGACTGCTACGGTAGAAGGTGTTTTGGAAGGCGACAAGTGCGTCGCTACAGTGACAGGTGCCGCAGAAGAGGTCGGAAACCACATTGCCACGGTGACGGAAATCTGCAACAGCAACTACAAGTTGAATAAGACTGCAAGCACATCTTTCTCCATCAGGGAATTGACTGATATTGCCTACATCGACGCAAACGGCAGCGAACAAACCTTGACAAAATACAATGTCCTGACCGGCAACGAAACTGCTCTTGATGCGGGTTGGTATGTAGTGCTGAACGACATTACTTATACAAACTCCCTCCAAATTAGTGGCGACGTGCATATCGTTTTGACCGATGATTACACGATGAGCATCGGAACAACGGAGAATAGCATTAATAGCTATGGCATCACCAAGGACTACAATGGCAAGGCCAGCCTGACCATTTATGGACAGTCCACTGGCACCGGCAAACTTGATATTTATGCTTGGGATAAGGCCATTTATGCAGACAACGTGACCCTCAACGGAGGCTTTATCAATGCAGAATCTTCAGATCTCGCAATTTATTCCGAGGGCGAAGTAACGATCAATGACGGTACAGTCATTACCAAAAGTAGTGGAAGCGCAATCTTCGCAAACGAAAAGATTAACATTAACGGAGGTATCATAACCGTTGAAGCTCAGTCTACCTGTAGCAGTAGCATGGAATCATGGAATCCTGTCACAGGAGCTCCTGGAGAAATCAACTTCAGTTGGAAAAATGAAACCGACTCGATTATGTTTAAGAGTCCGTTCTACGGGATGATTTCCTTTGCAAACGGAAAGTTCTTCAAGGATGAAGACAACAACATTTATGCGGGACACCAGTATGTATACTTTGGTAATGAAAGGACTTTCACTCCTTATTACGCTCCGTTCGTGGTTTATACAGATTATTTAGATGACAAGACCTATGTCGCGATTGACGGAAACTTTAACGGCACAGACGCCATCAAGATCGAAACGGATATCGCTGTTGACAAAATTATCCTGAACCGCACCTTTAAGCAGAGCGGCTTTGCAACGATCATGCTTCCGTTTGACTACGACGCCAGCAATCTCCAGGGTGTAAAATCCATCGTCGAGTTCAATGGCGTTCAGCAATCTAACGGAAAATCAAGTGTGGGTATGCAGTACGTATGGTGCAACAAGGACGTCCAGGATTCTCTCCAAAAAGACGCTATCGCAAAATGCAATGCAAACGGTGACACGGACTGCGAAAAAACTGCCAAGTACGAACGATGCAACGAATCCGACTATTTCGACAATGCTGGCAAGATATTCGCCTACACCCCGTACATGGTGCAGGTGGATGCAGATGTCATCACGTTCACGATAGGAGCGACGCTCAAGCCGACCCCCGCCAAGACCGAAACTCGCGGCGAAGTCGATGGAGATTGGATTTTCCGCGGTACGCTGCAAAAGCATACTTGGACCGAGGATGAAACAAAGGATGGACTCATCCGCGCATTTGCCGCAAAGGTTCAGGATGGAGCCAAGCAAATCGGCCAGTTCGTAAAGCTCGGTGCCGGAGCCTACTCCCCGGCATTGCGTGCCTATATGATCAAGGAACCGAAGGTGCAGATGAACGCTCCTCTTCCGAGAGGTGTCGAGTACGCTCCTGCAATTATGCCTAGTGCCGAAAACAATCTTCCTGAGACCATGGATGTGGTCATCGTTAGCCGCAGCACCACAGGCGGCAACGAGCAAACCACCGTCATTGGCTCACTCAACCCGCGCACGGGCGAATTCCACCTGAACAACGTGGGCAAGCGCACCTTCGACCTCAAGGGCCGCAGCGTAAGCAAGCCGAGAGCCAAGGGAATCTATTTGAAGAAGTAA
- a CDS encoding dihydrodipicolinate synthase family protein: MQITNASQLTGVFPALFTPLKNDDPKNLRNSIDYKKMGQMIDDVIANGASGVLPAVTTGQSATVSPQQHLDIIKFTLDYVDGRVPVIAGAGSNCTRESIEMIENVQKIAPVAVLCVTGYYNNPPQEGLLKHYRTLSSETGAKIVIYNVPGRTSSYVHPDTLIELAEDKNIIGLKQAVEFGFGEKYHEDTMRVIKETKGKDFAVMSGEDGLFADLLEMGGTGIVSATGNIPEATKIFVDLYKAHQAGDKIKAHDLQIAARDYIDITFCRKNPIPLGTLFNSPLFQPLVSVKDTAHGVEAVERIMKLINEKAPSLKKYHV; this comes from the coding sequence ATGCAGATTACTAACGCTTCTCAACTTACTGGTGTTTTCCCCGCGTTGTTCACCCCGCTCAAGAACGACGATCCCAAGAACCTTCGCAACTCCATCGACTACAAGAAGATGGGCCAGATGATCGACGACGTGATCGCTAACGGCGCAAGTGGCGTGCTCCCTGCCGTGACCACGGGTCAGAGTGCAACGGTTTCTCCGCAGCAGCACCTGGATATCATCAAGTTTACGCTCGACTATGTGGACGGCCGTGTGCCCGTGATTGCCGGCGCCGGTTCCAACTGCACCCGCGAATCTATCGAAATGATCGAAAACGTTCAGAAGATTGCCCCGGTGGCAGTCCTCTGCGTCACTGGCTACTACAACAACCCGCCGCAGGAAGGCCTTTTGAAGCACTACCGTACGCTGAGCAGCGAAACGGGCGCAAAGATCGTGATTTACAACGTTCCGGGCCGTACCTCCAGCTACGTACACCCCGACACCCTGATTGAACTTGCCGAAGACAAGAACATCATCGGCCTCAAGCAGGCCGTTGAATTCGGCTTTGGCGAAAAGTACCACGAAGACACGATGCGCGTGATCAAGGAAACGAAGGGCAAGGACTTCGCCGTGATGAGCGGTGAAGACGGACTCTTCGCAGACCTGCTCGAAATGGGCGGCACGGGTATCGTGAGCGCAACCGGAAACATTCCTGAGGCGACAAAGATTTTCGTGGACCTGTACAAGGCACACCAGGCCGGCGACAAGATCAAGGCGCACGACCTGCAGATTGCAGCCCGCGACTACATCGACATCACGTTCTGCCGCAAGAACCCGATTCCGCTCGGCACGCTGTTCAACAGCCCGCTGTTCCAGCCGCTCGTAAGCGTGAAGGATACCGCCCACGGCGTCGAAGCGGTCGAACGCATTATGAAGCTTATCAACGAAAAGGCCCCGAGCCTCAAGAAGTACCACGTTTAG